Proteins found in one Miscanthus floridulus cultivar M001 chromosome 4, ASM1932011v1, whole genome shotgun sequence genomic segment:
- the LOC136552930 gene encoding serine/threonine-protein kinase AtPK2/AtPK19-like, whose amino-acid sequence MVSSQPSSLTAILAQGPNLCPVKILLPMGPPDVVSSDNIEYDFSDVFGSTPVQTPTNLGGLGPDSPSPTVESNEEFYSDPIIIINRSHSLVGPTSLVSRSLRLSKLSLGKTEGSSELVKCLSEEKEGDQGQLSDEELGNAMTEDEGVGLDDFEILKLVGQGAFGKVFQVRKKNTSEIYAMKVMRKDKILEKNHSEYMKAEREILTKVDHPFIVQLRYSFQTKYRLYLVLDFINGGHLFFQLYKQGLFREELARIYTAEIVYAVAHLHANGIMHRDLKPENILLDADGHAMLTDFGLAKEFCENTRSNSMCGTLEYMAPEIILGRGHDKAADWWSVGILLFEMLTGKPPFVGNRDKVQQKIIKDKLKLPSFLSSEAHSLLKGLLHKEPNKRLGSGPGGSNEIKNHKWFKPINWRKLEARQIQPSFRPNVAGLTCIANFDECWTKTPVLDSPVTTPAGGGHSHFAGFTYVRPAPILEEVNASGSRLKD is encoded by the exons ATGGTTTCTTCTCAGCCATCCTCTCTAACTGCAATCCTCGCACAGGGCCCCAACCTCTGCCCAGTAAAGATACTTCTCCCAATGGGCCCTCCAGATGTTGTCTCCTCAGATAACATCGAGTACGATTTCTCTGATGTTTTTGGTTCCACCCCAGTCCAAACACCAACAAACCTTGGTGGTCTTGGTCCGGACAGTCCTTCACCTACTGTTGAGTCCAATGAAGAATTTTACAGTGATCCTATTATCATCATCAACCGATCCCATTCTCTTGTTGGTCCAACATCACTTGTTAGCCGCTCCTTGCGACTTAGCAAGCTTAGTCTAGGAAAAACTGAGGGATCATCAGAACTTGTAAAGTGCCTCTCAGAAGAAAAGGAAGGGGACCAAGGGCAGCTCAGTGATGAAGAGCTTGGTAATGCTATGACGGAGGATGAGGGCGTTGGGCTTGATGACTTCGAAATCTTGAAGCTTGTTGGCCAAGGGGCATTCGGTAAAGTATTTCAGGTGAGAAAGAAAAACACCTCAGAGATATATGCAATGAAAGTTATGAGGAAGGACAAGATATTAGAAAAAAACCATTCTGAGTATATGAAAGCCGAGAGAGAGATATTGACAAAAGTCGACCACCCTTTCATAGTGCAGCTGAGGTACTCATTTCAG ACGAAATATCGACTTTACCTTGTCCTGGACTTCATAAACGGGGGGCATCTTTTCTTTCAGCTCTACAAGCAAGGATTGTTTAG GGAGGAGCTTGCACGAATCTATACAGCTGAAATTGTATATGCCGTAGCGCATCTTCATGCTAATGGAATTATGCATAGGGATCTCAAGCCCGAAAACATCCTTCTGGATGCTGATGGCCAT GCCATGCTCACAGACTTTGGCCTTGCAAAGGAATTCTGTGAAAATACCAGATCAAACTCGATGTGTGGCACTCTTGAGTACATGGCCCCGGAAATTATTCTTGGCCGGGGGCATGATAAGGCTGCTGACTGGTGGAGTGTGGGAATCCTGCTCTTTGAAATGCTTACAGGCAAG CCACCATTTGTTGGGAATAGGGACAAAGTTCAGCAGAAGATTATAAAAGATAAACTGAAGCTTCCTTCATTTTTGTCTAGTGAAGCTCATTCCCTCCTGAAAGGC CTCCTGCACAAGGAACCCAACAAGCGGTTGGGCAGCGGCCCCGGAGGCAGCAATGAGATAAAGAACCACAAGTGGTTCAAGCCAATCAATTGGAGGAAGCTGGAGGCCCGGCAGATCCAGCCAAGCTTTCGGCCGAATGTAGCTGGGCTTACCTGCATTGCCAACTTCGACGAGTGCTGGACGAAGACGCCCGTGCTGGACTCTCCGGTGACCACCCCCGCTGGCGGCGGGCACAGCCACTTCGCAGGCTTCACCTACGTCAGGCCTGCACCGATCCTTGAGGAGGTGAACGCATCCGGCTCGAGGCTGAAGGACTAA